A single genomic interval of Pyrus communis chromosome 7, drPyrComm1.1, whole genome shotgun sequence harbors:
- the LOC137739386 gene encoding wall-associated receptor kinase-like 22: MVVKLLTHIILFTLLLQLLAVSSSQKPPIAKRNCQSHCGDIEIPYPFGIGAGCFIDDDWFQIICDNSTGNPTPFLNRTNLEVLNISAEGGTLRVTNPITFSNCSNKPISRQTANLEGSPFAYSTKNVFTAVGCGFMATITSNSNGYSVSSGCKSECDNSINKSNGTRHNVCNGVDCCQTAIPSFLSAFNTSFQRDDDKTRSSCNYAFLVDHEWFEGYANNLTNISAISERDSIPVVLEWKMLHSTTEVFGTFLEVNATMTSEDPIRPQCDSYNDNSSAYGSSRLECTCGGGSEGNPYLLDGCQDINECEVGKNECFEPNVCVNAPHGYSCLNPPKSKSPVKAVIIGIGSGLGFLLLLLGAWWLHKLIKKTKAIKRKKKFFEQNGGILLEQQLAAGEVNVEKIKLFNSQELEIATDHFNIDRILGQGGQGTVYKGMLTDGRIVAVKKSKLVDGGEVAQFINEIVILSQINHRNVVKLLGCCLETEVPLLVYEFIPKGTIYQYLHEENEEFLFTWEMRLRIAAEIAGALSYLHSAAGFPIYHRDIKSTNILLDDKYRAKVADFGTSRSVSIDQTHLTTIVHGTFGYLDPEYFQSSQFTDKSDVYSFGVVLLELLTGEKSVSLTRSPEIRGLVTYFNFTMEENRLFDIIDARVKEEGATEDILSVANLANRCLDMSGKRRPTMKEVAMELERIQKSVKSSNNLQQNYDEVEYVRNEVTGPWDVTSTGSCLAGGTTPSKDSLPLLSY; the protein is encoded by the exons ATGGTTGTCAAGTTGCTAACTCATATTATTCTGTTTACACTGTTGCTGCAGTTACTAGCAGTATCATCATCACAGAAACCGCCCATAGCAAAGCGTAACTGTCAGTCTCATTGTGGAGACATTGAAATCCCGTATCCCTTTGGAATTGGGGCAGGTTGTTTCATTGATGACGACTGGTTCCAAATAATCTGTGACAACTCTACTGGCAATCCCACTCCTTTCTTGAACCGTACTAATCTGGAGGTCCTCAATATTTCTGCTGAAGGAGGTACGCTAAGGGTCACAAACCCGATCACCTTCTCAAATTGCAGCAACAAGCCAATCAGCCGCCAGACGGCCAACTTGGAGGGCAGCCCTTTTGCGTATTCCACCAAGAACGTGTTCACTGCAGTTGGTTGTGGTTTTATGGCCACGATCACCTCAAACTCAAATGGCTACTCCGTTTCAAGTGGATGCAAGTCCGAGTGTGACAATTCCATAAATAAGAGTAACGGTACCAGGCATAATGTATGCAACGGTGTGGACTGCTGCCAGACAGCCATCCCTTCATTTCTCTCTGCTTTCAATACGAGTTTCCAGCGTGATGACGATAAAACACGAAGTTCATGCAATTACGCATTCTTGGTAGACCACGAATGGTTTGAGGGGTATGCCAACAATTTAACAAACATTTCTGCCATCAGCGAAAGGGACAGTATTCCTGTGGTGCTTGAATGGAAAATGCTTCATTCCACAACTGAAGTGTTTGGAACCTTTTTGGAAGTAAATGCAACGATGACAAGCGAGGACCCAATCCGGCCTCAGTGTGATAGCTACAATGACAACTCTTCCGCATATGGATCCTCAAGGCTTGAATGTACCTGCGGAGGGGGCTCTGAAGGAAATCCCTATCTTCTCGACGGATGTCAAG ACATCAATGAATGTGAGGTTGGCAAGAATGAATGTTTCGAGCCCAATGTATGTGTGAATGCTCCTCACGGGTACTCATGCTTGAATCCTCCGAAGAGCAAATCTCCAGTCAAAGCCGTCATTATAG GTATCGGCAGTGGTCTTGGATTCTTGTTACTGCTCCTTGGTGCCTGGTGGTTGCATAAActcataaagaaaacaaaagccaTTAAACGCAAGAAGAAGTTCTTTGAACAAAATGGTGGTATACTATTGGAGCAACAACTGGCGGCTGGTGAAGtaaatgttgagaaaattaagtTGTTCAATTCACAGGAGTTAGAGATAGCCACAGACCATTTTAACATCGATAGAATTCTTGGCCAGGGAGGCCAAGGTACTGTTTACAAAGGAATGTTGACGGATGGAAGAATCGTTGCTGTAAAGAAGTCTAAATTAGTTGATGGAGGCGAAGTTGCGCAGTTCATTAACGAAATTGTCATTCTTTCGCAAATTAACCACAGGAATGTGGTTAAACTGTTGGGTTGCTGTTTAGAGACAGAAGTACCTCTCTTGGTTTATGAATTCATACCGAAAGGGACTATCTACCAATATCTCCACGAAGAAAATGAGGAGTTTTTATTTACGTGGGAAATGCGCTTAAGGATTGCTGCTGAAATTGCAGGAGCTCTTTCATACTTACATTCAGCAGCAGGTTTTCCAATTTACCACAGGGACATCAAGTCGACAAACATACTCTTAGATGATAAATACAGAGCAAAAGTTGCAGATTTCGGGACTTCAAGATCGGTTTCCATTGACCAAACCCACCTCACCACAATAGTACATGGCACCTTCGGGTACTTGGACCCAGAGTACTTCCAATCAAGTCAGTTTACGGATAAGAGTGATGTGTATAGCTTTGGAGTCGTCCTTCTTGAGCTATTGACTGGAGAAAAATCCGTTTCTCTAACAAGGTCACCAGAAATCAGAGGCCTAGttacatattttaattttacaatGGAAGAGAATCGTCTGTTTGATATTATTGATGCTCGAGTTAAGGAGGAGGGTGCAACGGAAGACATATTGTCAGTTGCTAACCTCGCAAACAGATGCTTGGATATGAGTGGAAAGAGACGGCCTACGATGAAAGAAGTGGCAATGGAGTTGGAGAGGATTCAAAAATCAGTCAAGTCTTCTAATAATCTGCAACAAAATTACGATGAGGTCGAATATGTTAGAAACGAAGTAACTGGTCCTTGGGATGTTACATCGACAGGGTCGTGTTTGGCTGGAGGTACTACTCCGTCAAAAGATTCACTACCACTACTATCTTACTGA
- the LOC137740493 gene encoding wall-associated receptor kinase-like 2 produces the protein MGSQEEAKVADFGTSRSVAIDQTHLTTRVHGTFGNVDPEYFQSSQFTEKSDVYSFGVVLAELLTGEKPVSVLSSQESRSLATYFLLSMEENRLFDILHARVMKEDGKDEIMAVANLAQRRLNLNGKKRPTMKEVAAELEAIQLSVKFSNVQQNFAEVHYVRSEITEPWDVVSISTASCMDSGTGSSLDVQPLLYFKSL, from the exons ATGGGGTCGCAGGAGGA AGCCAAAGTAGCAGACTTTGGGACTTCAAGATCAGTTGCCATTGATCAAACTCACCTTACGACACGAGTACATGGAACATTTGGTAATGTGGACCCAGAGTACTTCCAATCTAGCCAATTTACAGAGAAGAGTGATGTTTATAGCTTTGGAGTGGTCCTTGCAGAGCTCTTGACTGGAGAAAAACCAGTTTCAGTTTTGAGTTCACAAGAAAGCAGAAGCCTGGCAACTTACTTCCTTCTTTCTATGGAGGAGAATCGTCTATTTGATATTCTTCATGCTCGAGTAATGAAGGAGGATGGGAAAGACGAGATTATGGCAGTTGCTAACCTTGCACAGAGACGCTTGAATTTGAATGGGAAGAAGCGACCTACCATGAAAGAAGTAGCAGCGGAGTTGGAGGCAATTCAATTATCAGTTAAATTTTCTAATGTGCAACAAAATTTTGCAGAAGTTCATTATGTTCGAAGTGAAATAACCGAGCCTTGGGATGTTGTTTCTATATCAACAGCTTCTTGTATGGATAGTGGCACAGGCTCTTCATTGGATGTACAACCACTATTGTACTTCAAGTCATTGTGA
- the LOC137740495 gene encoding wall-associated receptor kinase-like 10, whose product MDFLQFRLHITLLFLFTSSAVLAVPLLAKPNCQSRCGDVEIPYPFGIGAGCYIDDWFQITCVNSTKPFLNKIDLEVLEISVKGTLKVVNPITFSSNCGTNKPIRQAANLEGSPFVFSQKNIFTAMGCGVMAMITSNSNGSTVSAGCKSECDNISTNVKKNGVYFCQTPIPWFLSAFTTTFQVYDDYTKSTNSCSYAFLVDHDWFPNNSTKNISTISAMDNVPVMLDWNLYHSTVDVFGVMVKVNPRSLGSESSFYCQSHNDSSSIHESSFRLECFCNWGYEGNPYLPQGCQDINECEAGNHCTGGSICKNHVGYYECYPPHRNSWLKVVFIGIGIGLGLLFLLVGAWWLYKVDRIKLKEKFSQQDGSLLMELQRLSSGDLDKLSPITPSLPPTNDAAVNHPFPPLPLPHLPPPLPGLKGPAQARPAVQLVPPNHIHHCEVRFLPEFFDVWDLLRNGNFMVLNARGIVGFGPGRDLKVFPWKMEIQREGKLEKEEGKVTFLIFNI is encoded by the exons ATGGATTTTTTACAGTTTCGACTTCATATTActctattatttttgtttacgAGTAGTGCAGTGCTAGCAGTACCATTATTAGCAAAGCCTAATTGCCAATCACGTTGCGGAGACGTTGAAATCCCGTACCCTTTCGGAATTGGAGCAGGCTGTTACATTGACGACTGGTTTCAAATAACATGTGTCAACTCAACCAAACCTTTCTTGAACAAGATCGATCTAGAGGTGCTAGAAATTTCTGTTAAGGGTACACTAAAGGTTGTAAACCCAATTACGTTCTCTTCCAACTGCGGTACTAATAAGCCTATTCGCCAAGCGGCCAACTTGGAGGGAAGCCCTTTTGTGTTCTCCCAGAAGAACATATTCACTGCAATGGGTTGCGGCGTTATGGCCATGATCACTTCAAACTCAAATGGCTCTACCGTTTCAGCCGGCTGCAAGTCCGAATGTGACAATATTTcaacaaatgtgaaaaagaatGGAGTTTACTTCTGCCAGACCCCCATCCCTTGGTTTCTCTCTGCCTTCACTACTACTTTCCAGGTTTATGATGATTATACAAAAAGTACTAATTCATGCAGTTATGCATTTTTGGTAGACCATGACTGGTTTCCCaacaattcaacaaaaaatatttctaCCATCAGTGCCATGGACAATGTCCCTGTCATGCTAGACTGGAACTTATATCATTCGACGGTCGATGTATTTGGAGTCATGGTAAAAGTAAATCCGAGATCTTTGGGTTCCGAATCATCCTTCTATTGCCAAAGTCATAATGACAGCTCTTCAATACATGAATCCTCATTCAGGCTGGAATGTTTCTGCAATTGGGGCTATGAGGGAAATCCCTATCTCCCACAAGGATGTCAAG ACATAAATGAATGTGAGGCTGGGAACCATTGTACTGGAGGCTCCATATGTAAGAACCATGTTGGGTATTATGAATGCTACCCACCACATAGAAATTCTTGGCTTAAAGTGGTCTTTATAG GTATCGGCATCGGTCTTGGGCTATTGTTTCTACTCGTTGGTGCTTGGTGGTTGTATAAAGTCGATAGAATTAAACTCAAGGAGAAGTTTTCGCAACAAGATGGCAGTTTATTGATGGAACTACAGCGTTTATCTTCTG ggGATCTGGACAAGCTTAGCCCGATAACCCCATCTCTTCCTCCTACCAATGATGCAGCCGTCAATCACCCTTTTCCTCCTCTCCCTCTACCTCACCTCCCGCCACCACTTCCGGGCCTAAAAGGCCCAGCCCAAGCCCGCCCCGCCGTCCAGCTGGTTCCGCCGAACCACATCCACCACTGCGAGGTTCGATTTCTCCCCGAGTTCTTTGATGTGTGGGATTTGTTAAGAAATGGAAATTTCATGGTGCTAAATGCTAGAGGGATTGTGGGGTTTGGACCTGGGAGGGATTTGAAGGTGTTTCCATGGAAGATGGAGATCCAGAGAGAGGGGAAGctggagaaagaagaagggaaGGTTAcgtttctaatttttaatatttaa